One window from the genome of Nicotiana sylvestris chromosome 9, ASM39365v2, whole genome shotgun sequence encodes:
- the LOC138878247 gene encoding uncharacterized protein, which translates to MEKVKIIKDRLKTAQSHQKSYSDVHHRDLEFKEDDWVFLKVSPMKGIMRFGKKGKLSPRYVEPYRIIQRIGQVAYKLELPPEMSLVHPVFHVSMLKKVVGDPSTIVPVETIEVNEELSYEEVPVAILDRQVRKLRNKEIASVKVLWRNQQVEEATWEAEKEMRKKYPHLFE; encoded by the coding sequence atggagaaagtcaagattattaaagataggttgaaaactgctcaaagtcATCAAAAGTCTTACTCGGACGTTCATCAccgagatttggagttcaaagaagatgattgggtatttctaAAGGTTTCCCcaatgaagggtatcatgcgatttggaaagaaagggaaattaagtccgaggtatgtcgaaccgtacagaatcattcagaggattggtcaggtggcatacaagctcgagctgccacccgagatgtcattggttCATCCGgttttccatgtgtctatgttaaagaaggtagtgggagatccgtccactattgtgccagttgaaactattgaggttaatgaagaactgtcatatgaagaagttccagttgccattcttgacagACAAGTCCGGaagttgagaaataaggaaattgcctccgtaaaagtgttatggcggaaccagcaggttgaggaagccacttgggaagccgagaaagaaatgagaaagaagtacccacatttgtttgaatag